One part of the Eptesicus fuscus isolate TK198812 chromosome 20, DD_ASM_mEF_20220401, whole genome shotgun sequence genome encodes these proteins:
- the LOC103300558 gene encoding phosphofurin acidic cluster sorting protein 2-like yields the protein MQDCKGILRSQEIVLPSRGPVQTDLALTFSLQYSHFLKGEGNKLQVMLEQRKLYKNRAVLEYKTLAKGTIHMAEVMQRNPKCGQMLSLYSSVKESSTKVAEIWISSLCSQPIEPEDGVRQASPKAKSAGNHTEGQDESSFSEREASCSRKHRQDLHKVDFEKEKPKKQRRSLRGNLKRKVLALTMTGQQTYHEKVLLWLHTVQVSEEVLDPEQDPGEHVLEVEEDLDLLYDMLENPSDSGPDIEDDDSVLSTPTPKLRPYFESLSCVPDMKDNHSVLSSPNPKLRPCIEGLSDSSLQMEMRGLHSTRIRKEPLSLAHLPGNTCVPGGKQPSHSDSKFVAYSTPTTKCRPQALEDSREAESSARRWFTRKLPSIVRFTKSLVIPSSRSKRKQAGHRGCNTSLNEWFNRWDNEDPEPQSQRQIPRKPVCDQLNNILISHDKLPENIILVNTSDWQGQLLSDILQGHTLPMVCTCSTDDVQEAFSIIISWMQRYCTCTSQALTPVKIAVAGAQPYFSAVLGVFVEQLSHQPPKWLDYMRFLVIPLGSHPLARYLGSMDCRYDNFFQDLYWSDMFNNLDSLNILQDTQDVVSRITEYVVGANCVYLLPIAEATLMSKQQRPDEKSSKRLIPFVGAVMVGRVEPSSAMSGDSDDAAPSSNTLFPPSMSGGLSSPSQSVHAEMMELQVHYWTAAQPIDTKRVAEKKDLPTAKNTLKCFFQSVQVSRLPSSDEATATPAMCMTVVTKEKKKKKAPKKTKDEDVESKSQCINGISRLVCKAKHQQNMLPVIIDDVEWNDVTFLQLAAQWSSHVKHFPICIFEHSNSTF from the exons ATGCAGGACTGCAAGGGCATCCTTAGGTCCCAAGAGATTGTGCTGCCCTCCAGGGGACCAGTGCAGACCGACCTGGCGCTGACCTTCTCCCTGCAGTACTCCCACTTCCTCAAGGGAGAAGGCAACAAGCTACAGGTCATGCTGGAGCAGAGGAAGCTCTATAAGAACAGGGCCGTCCTGGAGTACAAGACACTGGCCAAGGGCACCATCCACATGGCTGAGGTCATGCAGCGAAACCCCAAGTGTGGCCAGATGCTGAGCCTCTACAGCAGTGTCAAGGAGTCGTCCACCAAGGTGGCCGAAATCTGGATCTCCTCCCTGTGCAGTCAGCCCATCGAACCCGAGGACGGTGTCAGGCAGGCCAGCCCGAAGGCCAAGTCTGCAGGTAACCACACCGAGGGGCAGGATGAGAGCTCCTTTTCTGAGCGGGAAGCCAGCTGCAGTAGAAAGCACAGACAGGACCTGCACAAGGTTGACTTTGAGAAGGAGAAGCCAAAGAAGCAGCGGCGATCATTACGAGGAAACTTGAAGCGAAAAGTCCTGGCGCT GACCATGACCGGGCAACAGACCTACCATGAGAAAGTCCTGTTATGGCTGCACACAGTCCAAGTGTCGGAGGAGGTCCTGGACCCTGAGCAGGACCCTGGCGAGCATGTCCTGGAGGTGGAGGAAGACCTGGACCTCCTGTATGACATGCTGGAGAACCCCAGTGACAGTGGCCCCGACATTGAGGATGATGACAGCGTCCTCAGCACCCCCACACCTAAGCTCAGGCCATACTTCGAAAGCCTGTCTTGCGTGCCAGACATGAAGGACAATCACAGCGTCCTCAGCAGCCCCAACCCCAAACTGAGGCCATGCATCGAGGGCCTGTCAGACTCCAGCTTGCAGATGGAGATGCGGGGCCTCCACAGCACCAGGATCCGAAAGGAGCCTCTGAGTCTGGCCCACCTGCCTGGGAACACGTGTGTCCCGGGAGGCAAGCAGCCAAGCCACAGTGACTCCAAATTTGTGGCCTACAGCACACCCACCACTAAG TGCCGCCCACAGGCA CTGGAGGACAGTCGGGAGGCAGAGTCCTCTGCCCGGCGTTggttcaccaggaagctgccatCCATAGTGCGCTTCACCAAATCTCTAGTCATCCCCTCCAGCAGGTCCAAGAGGAAGCAGGCTGGCCACCGAGGCTGTAACACATCCCTGAATGAGTGGTTCAACAGATGGGACAACGAGGACCCAGAACCACAGAGCCAGCGGCAGATCCCTAGGAAGCCTGTGTGTGACCAGCTAAACAACATCCTCATTTCCCACGACAAGCTGCCTGAGAACATCATCCTGGTCAACACCTCAGACTGGCAGGGCCAGTTACTTTCGGACATCCTGCAGGGGCACACGCTGCCCATGGTGTGCACTTGCTCCACAGATGACGTCCAGGAGGCCTTCAGCATCATCATCTCCTGGATGCAGAGATACTGCACCTGCACTTCCCAGGCCCTGACGCCTGTGAAGATCGCGGTGGCAGGAGCACAGCCCTACTTCAGCGCTGTGCTGGGGGTCTTCGTGGAACAGCTGTCCCACCAGCCACCCAAATGGCTGGACTACATGCGCTTCCTGGTCATCCCGCTGGGTTCCCACCCCTTGGCCAGATACCTGGGCTCCATGGATTGCCGCTACGACAACTTCTTCCAGGACCTGTACTGGTCGGACATGTTCAACAACCTGGATTCTCTGAACATCTTGCAGGACACACAGGACGTTGTGTCGAGAATCACAGAGTATGTCGTGGGGGCCAATTGTGTCTACCTGCTGCCCATCGCAGAGGCCACGCTCATGTCTAAGCAACAGCGCCCTGACGAGAAGTCCTCCAAGAGGCTCATTCCCTTTGTGGGGGCAGTGATGGTTGGAAGAGTGGAACCATCTTCAGCCATGTCAGGAGACTCAGATGATGCGGCCCCCTCATCCAACACCCTCTTCCCCCCGTCAATGAGTGGGGGCCTGTCCTCCCCCAGCCAGAGTGTCCATGCAGAGATGATGGAGCTGCAGGTGCATTACTGGACGGCAGCCCAGCCAATAGACACGAAGAGAGTAGCGGAGAAGAAAGACCTGCCTACCGCCAAGAACACACTCAAGTGCTTCTTCCAGTCTGTCCAGGTCAGCAGGCTACCCAGCAGTGATGAGGCCACAGCAACACCCGCCATGTGCATGACAGTGGTCaccaaggagaagaagaagaaaaaggcgcCCAAGAAAACCAAGGACGAAGATGTTGAGTCCAAAAGCCAGTGCATCAATGGCATCAGTCGCCTGGTTTGCAAGGCCAAGCACCAGCAGAACATGCTGCCGGTCATCATTGACGATGTGGAGTGGAACGACGTGACATTCCTCCAGCTGGCAGCCCAGTGGTCGTCCCACGTCAAGCACTTCCCCATCTGCATCTTCGAACACTCCAATTCCACCTTctag